A section of the Citrus sinensis cultivar Valencia sweet orange chromosome 8, DVS_A1.0, whole genome shotgun sequence genome encodes:
- the LOC102623228 gene encoding flavanone 7-O-glucoside 2''-O-beta-L-rhamnosyltransferase-like — translation METKHQNEKPSILMLPWLAHGHITPYLALAKKLSQQNFHIYFCSTSINLQSISQGLRENFAASIQLTDLQLPCTFPELHDPYNHTTKNIPRRLIPTLIAAFDAAKPSFCNVLETLKPTLVIYDLFQPWAAEAAYQHDIAAVAFLTTAAASFSFFLLNSSLKFPFPEFDLPESEIQKMTQFKHRIVNGTENKDRFLEAVDLSCKLVLIKTSRDIESKYLDYFSYITKKETIPVGPLVQEPVYTDNNDDTKIMDWLSRKEPSSVVYVSFGSEYFLSQEEMNEIASGLLLSEVSFIWVVRFHSEGKFTIEEALPQSFSKEIQGNNKGMVVQGWAPQAKILGHGSIGGFVSHCGWGSTVEGIMYGVPIIAVPMVLDQLFNAKMVADIGVGLEVPREEINQRVRKKDLARVIKQVVEQEEGQQIKRKAKELSESIKKKGDDEEINVVEKLLQLVKAPS, via the coding sequence ATGGAAACCAAACACCAAAACGAGAAGCCAAGTATTCTGATGTTACCATGGCTAGCTCATGGCCACATAACTCCATATCTTGCGCTTGCCAAGAAGCTCTCGCAACAGAACTTTCACATATATTTCTGCTCTACTTCCATCAATCTACAATCCATCAGTCAAGGTCTTCGAGAAAATTTTGCAGCTTCAATACAACTTACAGACCTCCAACTTCCTTGTACATTTCCTGAACTTCATGATCCATATAATCACACCACCAAAAACATTCCCCGCCGTCTTATCCCCACTCTCATAGCAGCATTTGATGCTGCCAAACCTTCATTTTGCAATGTTCTGGAGACCCTTAAACCAACCCTagtaatttatgatttattcCAACCATGGGCCGCTGAGGCAGCTTATCAGCATGACATTGCTGCTGTTGCGTTCTTAACCACTGCTGCTGcaagcttttctttttttcttcttaattccAGCTTGAAATTCCCTTTCCCAGAATTTGATCTGCCTGAGTCAGAAATCCAGAAAATGACCCAGTTCAAGCATCGTATTGTGAACGGCACCGAAAATAAGGACAGGTTCTTAGAAGCTGTTGATCTGTCTTGCAAGCTAGTCTTGATCAAAACCTCAAGAGATATCGAATCCAAGTATCTGGATTACTTTTcttatataacaaaaaaagaaactatcCCGGTTGGGCCTCTAGTTCAAGAACCTGTATACACAGACAATAATGATGATACAAAGATCATGGACTGGCTGAGCAGAAAGGAGCCTTCTTCAGTTGTGTATGTATCATTTGGCAGTGAGTACTTTCTTTCCCAGGAAGAAATGAATGAGATAGCTAGTGGGTTATTGCTCAGTGAGGTTAGTTTTATATGGGTTGTGAGATTTCATTCTGAAGGAAAATTTACTATCGAGGAGGCACTTCCTCAAAGCTTTTCTAAGGAGATTCAAGGAAATAATAAGGGGATGGTAGTGCAAGGTTGGGCTCCGCAGGCTAAAATTTTAGGGCATGGAAGCATAGGGGGATTTGTGAGTCACTGTGGTTGGGGTTCTACCGTTGAGGGAATAATGTATGGGGTACCAATCATAGCGGTGCCGATGGTGCTCGATCAGCTATTTAATGCCAAGATGGTTGCTGATATAGGTGTGGGGTTGGAGGTACCGAGAGAGGAGATCAATCAACGGGTTAGAAAAAAGGACCTCGCAAGGGTTATTAAACAAGTTGTGGAGCAAGAAGAAGGGcagcaaataaaaagaaaagctaaAGAATTGAGTGAGAGCATAAAGAAGAAAGGAGATGACGAAGAGATCAATGTGGTGGAGAAGTTGCTGCAGCTTGTCAAGGCACCTAGTTAG